In Chryseobacterium gleum, a single genomic region encodes these proteins:
- a CDS encoding RNA polymerase sigma factor, producing MTQETFKNTVFILKDEMYRFAKRFVMSSDEAEDVVQDLMMKFWQKRDELEQFGNFKSYALKSVRNECLNRLKHHDVKIGFADMQLHRSELYSMEVDNLKEHIVGFINQLPEKQKMVIHLKDVEEYDVSEISEMLEMEENAVRVNLMRARQKVKEQISQLMSYEKRSITR from the coding sequence ATGACCCAAGAAACTTTCAAGAATACGGTGTTTATTCTCAAAGACGAGATGTATCGTTTTGCGAAACGGTTTGTCATGAGCAGTGATGAAGCAGAAGATGTCGTACAGGATCTCATGATGAAGTTTTGGCAGAAGAGGGATGAGCTTGAGCAGTTCGGGAATTTTAAATCCTATGCGCTGAAGTCGGTCCGGAACGAATGCCTGAACAGATTGAAGCATCACGATGTAAAGATCGGCTTTGCGGATATGCAGCTTCACCGCTCGGAGCTTTACAGTATGGAAGTTGATAACCTTAAGGAACATATTGTAGGATTTATCAATCAGCTCCCCGAAAAACAGAAGATGGTCATCCACTTGAAAGATGTAGAAGAATATGATGTTTCCGAAATTTCTGAAATGCTCGAAATGGAGGAAAATGCAGTAAGGGTAAACCTGATGCGTGCGAGACAAAAAGTAAAAGAACAAATCTCACAACTGATGAGCTATGAAAAAAGATCAATTACAAGATAA
- a CDS encoding nucleotide pyrophosphohydrolase — protein sequence MEITSLQQQVDEWIKTIGVRYFNELTNMAMLTEEVGEVARIIARRYGEQSEKESDKNKDLGEELADVLFVTLCLANQTGVNLQDAFDRKMKIKTDRDKDRHQNNEKLK from the coding sequence ATGGAAATTACCAGTTTACAGCAGCAAGTCGATGAGTGGATCAAAACCATCGGTGTAAGATATTTTAATGAGCTGACCAATATGGCCATGCTGACGGAAGAAGTAGGTGAAGTCGCAAGAATTATTGCAAGAAGGTATGGTGAGCAAAGCGAAAAGGAAAGCGATAAGAATAAAGATCTTGGCGAAGAGCTGGCGGACGTACTTTTTGTAACACTTTGCCTGGCTAACCAAACCGGAGTTAATCTGCAGGATGCTTTCGACAGAAAAATGAAAATCAAAACTGACCGGGATAAAGACCGGCATCAGAATAATGAAAAATTAAAATAA
- a CDS encoding DUF4252 domain-containing protein: MKTLKNIFLTILTVAMLQSCIVSEKPNIDFFQNSKYDFKGAEFASMNVPIFLAKSYIKKALREDGESEETINLIKKASKIKVLTVTNGSREMLYDYARYLNDHHYEEWATIKHDGDNINVRVKQDGDVIKNMLLTVGSDTNEMVFVDVKGNFTPNDISRMINSVSAK; the protein is encoded by the coding sequence ATGAAAACTCTTAAGAACATTTTCCTCACCATTCTGACAGTAGCTATGCTTCAATCGTGTATCGTTTCAGAAAAACCGAACATAGATTTTTTTCAGAATTCAAAATATGATTTTAAAGGAGCGGAGTTTGCGAGTATGAATGTTCCTATATTTCTTGCCAAATCTTATATTAAAAAGGCTTTAAGAGAAGACGGAGAAAGTGAAGAGACAATCAACCTGATAAAAAAAGCTTCAAAAATAAAAGTGCTTACCGTGACCAACGGAAGCAGAGAAATGCTTTATGACTATGCCCGGTATCTGAATGATCATCATTATGAAGAATGGGCAACCATAAAACATGACGGAGATAATATCAATGTAAGGGTAAAGCAGGATGGAGATGTGATTAAAAATATGCTGCTCACCGTAGGTTCTGATACTAATGAAATGGTATTTGTAGATGTGAAAGGTAATTTCACACCAAATGATATCTCAAGAATGATTAACTCTGTTTCCGCTAAATAA
- a CDS encoding type B 50S ribosomal protein L31 — protein sequence MKNGIHPENYRLVVFKDMSNDEVFLCKSTAETKDTIEYEGQEYPLIKMEISSTSHPFYTGKVKLVDTAGRVDKFMNKYKKFAK from the coding sequence ATGAAAAACGGAATCCACCCAGAAAATTATAGACTTGTTGTTTTCAAAGATATGAGTAACGACGAGGTGTTTCTTTGCAAGTCTACTGCAGAAACAAAAGACACTATCGAGTATGAAGGACAAGAGTATCCTCTAATCAAAATGGAAATCTCTTCAACTTCTCACCCTTTCTACACTGGTAAAGTAAAACTAGTTGACACTGCAGGTAGAGTTGATAAGTTCATGAACAAATACAAAAAATTCGCTAAGTAA
- a CDS encoding phosphatidylinositol-specific phospholipase C yields the protein MFKQSMKRFTNITLGVVTASIFFSCSNDSMLERDSNEMKAVSLAKSSSRASLLPVALNNWMSGLQDNISISKISIPGTHDSGARIDAPVVSGTAKTQDLSIAEQLNAGVRFLDIRCRHINNAFAIHHGSIYQNMNFDDVLNACYAFLQSNPSETIIMSVKEEYDASNITRSFEETFDSYVQKNPSKWDLGANIPTLGAVRGKIKLFRRFSSGTTKGINASPWADNTTFDINNSGVQLKVQDYYKVTNNDDKWNGISSLLNEAKTDTNGKLFVNFTSGYKPGIFGIPSIPTVSNNINPRLKTFFQTNTQGSFGIMPIDFVNAELSQLIVNTNF from the coding sequence ATGTTCAAACAAAGCATGAAACGTTTTACCAACATTACTCTCGGAGTGGTAACTGCATCTATCTTTTTCTCCTGTTCAAACGACAGTATGTTGGAAAGGGATTCTAATGAAATGAAAGCTGTTTCTTTAGCAAAATCAAGTAGCAGGGCTTCATTATTGCCTGTTGCCCTGAATAACTGGATGTCCGGTCTTCAGGATAATATTTCCATTTCAAAGATCTCCATACCCGGTACTCATGATTCCGGAGCACGTATAGATGCCCCAGTTGTATCTGGTACAGCTAAAACCCAGGACCTCAGCATTGCAGAACAGCTGAATGCCGGTGTACGTTTTCTGGATATCCGATGTAGACATATTAACAATGCTTTCGCCATTCATCATGGTTCGATTTACCAGAATATGAATTTTGACGACGTATTAAATGCGTGTTATGCATTCCTTCAGAGCAATCCATCTGAAACGATCATTATGTCTGTAAAAGAAGAATATGATGCGTCCAACATCACCCGAAGTTTTGAAGAAACATTTGATTCTTATGTTCAGAAAAATCCTTCAAAATGGGATCTTGGAGCCAATATTCCTACACTGGGAGCTGTAAGAGGAAAGATCAAATTATTCAGAAGATTCTCTTCGGGAACAACCAAAGGAATCAATGCTTCACCATGGGCAGACAATACAACTTTTGACATCAACAATTCCGGAGTACAACTTAAGGTTCAGGATTATTATAAGGTAACGAACAATGATGATAAATGGAACGGAATTTCCAGTCTTCTTAATGAAGCTAAAACTGATACGAACGGCAAACTTTTCGTGAATTTCACCAGTGGTTACAAGCCTGGAATTTTCGGTATTCCAAGTATTCCTACAGTATCCAACAATATTAATCCTAGACTTAAAACATTCTTCCAGACGAATACTCAGGGATCATTTGGAATCATGCCGATTGACTTTGTGAATGCTGAACTTTCTCAATTGATCGTTAACACCAATTTCTAA
- a CDS encoding DUF4252 domain-containing protein, translating to MKRIFFIIAIMLSSFATSFAQTDKLNKLFQDFEKNGGVTSINIKKPMFKLLNTIDVDDAYVGKIKPILNDVDGLKILIIPKITFPDRLKDENLANVKMNEEKTDRVNKALKSLNFNELMSMNSDGTSMKFLAEDEKDNYLENLVFNVDSKEENIIFILNGKMKLSDVNKIINSGETATSSVTSSVRSSLTSDNTSSYLNGDSRNVGEFSKIDASVGVNVTFKQETPRSVKVIADADKLQYVITKVEDGVLKIYVDNKGVRNLRFKNLNINVSAPTINSIKTSSGSVFTAVNPVTENSLAIEAESGSVIKGKFNVKEAAAVEVSSGSVLDVDIKTSKLVLDASSGASINLSGEAASAVVDTSSGASCKADDLKIATAVAESTSGASLSLLVTDKLKVNVSSGASVKLKGNPEVDAKVDKVSGGSFRQIK from the coding sequence ATGAAAAGAATATTTTTTATAATAGCCATAATGCTAAGCAGCTTTGCAACTTCTTTTGCACAGACTGATAAACTGAACAAGCTTTTTCAGGATTTTGAAAAAAATGGGGGAGTAACATCCATCAATATCAAAAAACCAATGTTCAAACTATTAAACACCATCGATGTTGATGATGCTTACGTAGGAAAAATAAAGCCTATTTTGAACGATGTTGATGGTCTTAAAATTCTGATCATCCCCAAAATTACCTTTCCGGATCGTCTGAAAGATGAGAATCTTGCGAATGTAAAAATGAATGAAGAGAAGACTGACAGGGTGAATAAAGCTTTGAAATCTCTCAATTTCAATGAGCTGATGTCAATGAACAGTGACGGAACCTCTATGAAGTTTCTTGCAGAAGATGAAAAAGATAACTATCTGGAAAATCTGGTGTTCAATGTTGATTCCAAAGAAGAGAATATTATTTTTATTCTTAACGGAAAAATGAAACTCTCTGATGTAAACAAGATCATCAACTCAGGTGAAACAGCAACATCTTCTGTTACATCTTCCGTGAGAAGCAGTCTTACTTCAGATAATACATCCTCCTATCTGAACGGCGACAGCAGAAATGTAGGTGAATTCTCAAAAATAGATGCCAGTGTAGGTGTAAATGTTACCTTTAAACAGGAAACTCCAAGAAGTGTAAAAGTGATTGCTGATGCAGACAAGCTTCAGTATGTCATTACTAAGGTGGAAGATGGGGTTTTAAAGATATATGTTGACAATAAAGGTGTCAGAAATCTTAGATTTAAAAATCTCAATATTAATGTTTCTGCTCCTACTATTAATAGTATAAAAACGTCATCTGGAAGTGTATTTACAGCAGTAAATCCTGTTACAGAAAACAGTCTGGCAATTGAAGCGGAATCCGGTTCTGTTATTAAAGGAAAATTCAATGTAAAAGAAGCGGCGGCAGTGGAAGTAAGTTCCGGTTCTGTATTGGACGTTGATATAAAAACTTCAAAACTGGTATTGGATGCTTCAAGCGGAGCCAGTATAAATTTATCAGGAGAAGCGGCTTCTGCAGTAGTGGATACCAGCAGCGGTGCTTCCTGTAAAGCAGATGACCTTAAAATTGCTACAGCGGTGGCAGAATCTACTTCAGGTGCAAGCCTCTCCCTGCTAGTTACCGATAAATTAAAGGTGAACGTTTCATCAGGAGCTTCTGTGAAGCTGAAAGGAAACCCGGAAGTAGATGCGAAAGTAGACAAAGTTTCTGGAGGAAGCTTCAGACAAATCAAATAA
- a CDS encoding 3-phosphoshikimate 1-carboxyvinyltransferase → MKKLEKSKLSGDKTVQISGSKSISNRLLILESLFSNIKIGNLSNSQDTQLLKKALSENTDVVDIHHAGTAMRFLTSYYSIQEGKTTILTGSGRMKERPIKNLVSALRDLGVEIEYMENEGFPPLKIRGRKITQTSVNVPANISSQFITSLLLIAGKLENGLQINLVGEVTSRSYIEMTLDILTKFGIQSSFEGNSIKVEPFTPDKNAEVVHYEVESDWSSASYFYSICALGRKTIHLKSFYKESTQGDSAIAGIYEKFFGIKTTFSEDEHQLTLEPQPDFSFPEKIVLDMNNCPDIAQTLCVTAAALKIPFEISGLGTLRVKETDRLLALYNELQKLGTETEITDLTIQSISFKEPQEHISVKTYQDHRMAMSFAPFCLIQELTIEDEDVVEKSYPMFWEDLESILTH, encoded by the coding sequence ATGAAGAAGCTGGAAAAATCAAAATTATCAGGAGATAAAACAGTACAGATCAGCGGTTCGAAAAGTATTTCGAATCGTTTATTGATTCTGGAAAGTCTGTTTAGCAATATAAAAATCGGGAATTTATCCAACTCCCAGGATACTCAGTTACTGAAAAAGGCACTATCTGAGAATACAGATGTTGTAGACATCCATCATGCAGGAACCGCTATGCGTTTTCTTACTTCCTATTATTCTATTCAGGAAGGTAAAACTACAATACTTACCGGTTCCGGAAGAATGAAAGAAAGACCTATCAAAAATCTGGTAAGTGCTTTGAGGGATCTTGGAGTGGAAATTGAGTATATGGAAAATGAAGGATTTCCTCCTTTAAAAATCAGAGGAAGAAAAATCACCCAGACTTCCGTAAATGTTCCTGCGAATATCTCAAGCCAGTTTATCACGTCCCTGCTTCTTATTGCCGGAAAGCTTGAAAACGGATTGCAAATTAATCTTGTAGGTGAAGTGACCTCAAGATCTTATATTGAAATGACACTGGATATTCTGACTAAGTTCGGAATCCAAAGCAGTTTTGAAGGGAATTCCATCAAGGTAGAACCTTTCACTCCTGACAAGAATGCTGAGGTTGTACATTATGAAGTAGAGAGTGACTGGAGCTCGGCTTCTTACTTCTACTCTATCTGTGCGTTGGGAAGAAAAACGATTCATCTGAAAAGCTTTTACAAAGAATCAACACAGGGGGATTCTGCAATTGCCGGCATCTATGAGAAATTCTTTGGAATCAAAACTACATTCTCTGAAGATGAACATCAGCTAACGCTGGAACCTCAACCTGATTTTTCTTTTCCGGAAAAAATTGTCCTGGATATGAATAATTGTCCTGATATTGCGCAAACTCTTTGTGTAACAGCTGCAGCCTTGAAAATTCCTTTTGAGATTTCCGGATTGGGAACATTAAGGGTAAAGGAAACCGACAGACTTCTTGCCTTATATAATGAACTTCAGAAGCTGGGTACTGAAACAGAAATTACAGATCTCACTATTCAATCAATCAGTTTTAAAGAGCCACAAGAACATATTTCTGTCAAAACCTATCAGGATCACAGAATGGCTATGAGTTTTGCTCCGTTTTGTCTGATTCAAGAACTTACTATTGAAGATGAAGATGTAGTGGAAAAGTCTTATCCAATGTTCTGGGAAGATCTTGAAAGCATACTGACTCATTAA
- a CDS encoding putative sugar nucleotidyl transferase, with the protein MQLVFSDAQYWEDFLPLTFTRPVAAMRCGILTFAERWQKILENTEVTYFTETYLQDKFKSPEEKESLFLVPNFLPTETVIQQIKDLKQGEALVYEDELIAAKINMKGFSLNQIEKMTDIKEDLVFFKRPKDLFTYNHHAIDFDFDLLTKGRTSQELSSTNGFLGDKKDLFIEEGAYVEFSTINTKTGKIYIGKNTEIMEGCHLRGPIALCDDSKFNLGAKIYGATTVGPHCKVGGEVNNIIIFGYSSKGHEGFVGNSVIGEWCNFGADTNSSNMKNNYGNVKFWSYRTKAFEDTGLQFAGLIMGDHSKTAINTQLNTGTVIGVASNIFKPGFPPNLVENFSWGGLKDDERFKLDKVYEVAERAMARRKVALSEEDKAILKHIFDTY; encoded by the coding sequence ATGCAGTTAGTATTTTCAGATGCACAATATTGGGAAGATTTCCTTCCGCTTACTTTTACCCGTCCGGTTGCTGCTATGCGATGCGGAATTCTTACATTCGCTGAAAGATGGCAGAAAATCCTGGAAAACACAGAAGTTACCTATTTCACTGAAACCTATCTTCAGGATAAATTTAAAAGTCCGGAGGAAAAAGAAAGTCTTTTTCTGGTTCCGAATTTTCTGCCGACAGAAACTGTAATTCAACAGATCAAAGACCTTAAGCAAGGAGAAGCATTGGTTTATGAGGATGAATTGATCGCTGCAAAAATCAATATGAAAGGTTTTTCTCTGAATCAGATTGAGAAAATGACAGATATTAAGGAAGATCTTGTTTTCTTTAAAAGACCAAAAGATCTGTTTACCTATAACCACCACGCCATTGATTTTGACTTTGATCTGCTGACTAAAGGAAGGACCTCACAGGAACTGTCTTCAACCAATGGATTCTTAGGAGATAAAAAAGATCTGTTTATTGAAGAAGGAGCTTATGTTGAATTTTCTACCATCAATACCAAAACAGGTAAGATTTATATTGGTAAAAATACTGAGATCATGGAAGGTTGTCATCTTCGCGGGCCAATAGCACTTTGTGATGATTCCAAATTTAATCTGGGGGCAAAAATCTACGGGGCAACCACAGTAGGACCACATTGTAAAGTAGGAGGTGAAGTAAACAATATCATTATATTCGGATATTCCAGTAAAGGACATGAAGGTTTTGTAGGAAACTCTGTAATAGGAGAATGGTGTAATTTCGGAGCTGATACCAATTCTTCGAATATGAAGAACAACTATGGAAACGTAAAATTCTGGAGCTACAGAACTAAAGCTTTTGAAGATACAGGATTACAGTTTGCGGGTCTGATCATGGGCGATCATTCCAAAACTGCGATCAATACCCAGCTGAATACAGGAACAGTAATTGGCGTAGCCTCCAATATCTTTAAGCCGGGCTTTCCGCCGAACCTTGTGGAAAACTTTTCATGGGGTGGACTGAAAGATGATGAAAGGTTCAAACTTGACAAAGTATATGAAGTGGCAGAAAGAGCCATGGCAAGAAGAAAAGTAGCTTTATCAGAAGAGGATAAAGCGATTCTGAAACATATTTTTGATACGTATTAA
- the guaB gene encoding IMP dehydrogenase — translation MSIHNKIVETAITFDDVLLVPSYSEVLPNQVSLKSRLTDKITLNVPIVSAAMDTVTEADLAIALARVGGLGFIHKNMTIAEQAAQVNRVKRSENGMISDPVTLSKDHTLGEAKDLMSRYKISGLPVVDADNVLIGIITNRDVKYQENLDMKVEEIMTKENLITSDKDTNLEKAKEILLKNRVEKLPIVDKDNKLVGLITIKDIDNQLEYPNANKDQNGRLIVGAGVGVGEDTLARIEALVQAGVDIVAIDSAHGHSKGVLDKISEIRRAYPDLDVVGGNIVTAEAAKDLIEAGANVLKVGVGPGSICTTRVVAGVGVPQLSAIYNVYEYAKSKNVTVIADGGIKLSGDIVKAIASGAGAVMLGSLLAGTDEAPGEEIIFQGRKFKSYQGMGSLSAMKRGGKERYFQSEAKKFVPEGIEGRVPHKGKLEDVIFQLTGGLRAGMGYCGAKDIEALQKDSKLVMITGSGLKESHPHDVIITQEAPNYSL, via the coding sequence ATGTCTATTCATAACAAAATTGTAGAGACAGCCATCACTTTCGATGACGTTCTTCTAGTCCCTTCTTATTCAGAAGTTTTACCTAACCAGGTTTCATTAAAATCAAGACTTACCGACAAAATTACGCTGAATGTTCCGATAGTTTCCGCTGCGATGGACACTGTTACTGAAGCTGATCTGGCTATCGCCTTGGCAAGAGTCGGAGGGTTAGGCTTTATTCACAAAAACATGACGATCGCTGAGCAGGCTGCTCAGGTAAACCGTGTGAAGCGCTCCGAAAACGGAATGATCTCAGATCCGGTTACATTATCTAAAGACCATACGCTGGGAGAAGCTAAAGATCTTATGTCAAGATATAAGATTTCAGGTCTTCCGGTGGTAGATGCTGATAACGTTCTGATCGGAATTATTACCAACAGAGATGTAAAATATCAGGAAAATCTTGATATGAAAGTGGAAGAGATCATGACCAAAGAAAATCTGATCACTTCAGATAAGGATACCAATCTTGAAAAGGCGAAAGAAATCCTTCTTAAGAACAGAGTTGAAAAACTTCCTATCGTAGATAAAGATAATAAACTTGTAGGATTAATCACTATTAAGGATATTGATAATCAATTGGAGTATCCTAATGCTAATAAGGACCAGAACGGCCGTCTTATTGTAGGAGCAGGAGTAGGAGTAGGAGAAGATACGCTGGCGAGAATTGAGGCTTTGGTTCAGGCCGGTGTTGATATCGTAGCTATTGATTCTGCACATGGTCATTCTAAAGGAGTTTTAGACAAAATTTCGGAAATCAGAAGAGCATATCCGGATCTTGATGTTGTAGGTGGAAATATCGTAACGGCAGAAGCTGCTAAAGATCTTATTGAAGCTGGAGCTAACGTGCTTAAAGTTGGAGTAGGACCAGGTTCTATCTGTACAACAAGAGTAGTTGCAGGAGTGGGAGTCCCTCAGCTGTCTGCAATCTATAACGTTTACGAATATGCGAAGTCAAAAAATGTAACGGTAATAGCTGATGGTGGAATCAAACTTTCAGGAGATATTGTTAAAGCTATCGCGAGTGGTGCAGGAGCAGTAATGCTTGGTTCTCTCTTGGCAGGTACAGATGAAGCTCCGGGAGAAGAAATTATCTTCCAGGGAAGAAAATTCAAATCATATCAGGGAATGGGAAGTCTTTCGGCAATGAAGAGAGGAGGTAAAGAGAGATATTTCCAGAGTGAAGCTAAAAAATTCGTTCCGGAAGGAATCGAAGGAAGAGTGCCGCATAAAGGAAAACTGGAAGATGTGATTTTCCAGTTGACAGGAGGTCTTAGAGCAGGTATGGGATATTGTGGTGCAAAAGATATTGAAGCACTTCAGAAAGATTCTAAACTGGTAATGATCACAGGAAGCGGATTGAAAGAATCTCACCCGCATGATGTAATTATTACACAAGAAGCTCCGAATTATTCTTTATAA
- a CDS encoding GEVED domain-containing protein, producing the protein MKKTILCGALLLSLSLSAQQKKEWCDFDNEQRVHQKQNGEIDEMIRNIRNKIISSNQNTASKNGSAYKIVNGVYEIPVVVHVIVPTGSGLGTAYNKTDAQIQAWLDRCNQMYAGTYQWAQGIPADFGTAATMPIKLVLAKRDPNCNATTGIVRYDGGTLAGYDTYGVKRNGANGVTTAQVKTIAPHWPEASYFNIYIMNKVDGGGQYGIMGWAGLPQNPDSSYESFMKSFVVTLQDDITLAHEFGHSMGLLHTFGNANAQPPQGDTTTNYCPATTNNCASDDDQVCDTERSRSLLNDFPAPTNNDMNYCSGANYQGVQYNMMNYTNPIAFKFTNGQHDRAALYFFLMKGALSTSLGATAPSAATPIGTPIAATCNPSGITTPSNYFVGPTLVKLGNINNASTGYWQSAANFYEDYTGASCLRATSTELAATGTHNLQINVSDSNNDVRVWIDYNNNGTFESSELVGSADNIVADPVTAIGTYSTTITAPASVVLNTPLRMRVLVDDENTNMTPCGQLMYGQVEDYTVKFVTNLGTSEVKADNGDLTIYPNPVATGDKIFIKAKNGKNLKVSISDMSGRLISAPSVTEEGNGVFKVDQQLEKGVYMIQVSNGKDSKSSKLIIK; encoded by the coding sequence ATGAAGAAAACTATCCTTTGTGGGGCATTGTTACTATCCCTTTCACTATCTGCACAGCAAAAAAAAGAGTGGTGTGATTTTGATAATGAACAGAGAGTACACCAAAAACAGAATGGGGAAATTGATGAAATGATTCGCAATATCCGTAACAAAATTATTAGCAGTAATCAGAATACCGCTTCTAAAAATGGGAGTGCCTATAAAATTGTAAATGGAGTTTATGAAATTCCTGTAGTAGTACACGTGATTGTGCCTACAGGCTCTGGTCTCGGAACAGCTTACAATAAAACGGATGCACAAATTCAGGCATGGTTGGATCGTTGTAATCAAATGTATGCAGGTACTTATCAATGGGCGCAGGGAATTCCTGCTGATTTTGGTACTGCTGCTACAATGCCGATTAAATTGGTATTGGCTAAAAGAGACCCAAACTGTAATGCTACTACAGGTATTGTTAGATATGATGGAGGAACTCTTGCAGGATATGATACTTACGGAGTAAAACGAAATGGTGCAAATGGTGTTACTACTGCACAGGTAAAAACTATTGCGCCGCACTGGCCGGAAGCTTCTTACTTTAATATTTATATTATGAATAAAGTAGACGGAGGCGGACAATATGGAATTATGGGCTGGGCTGGATTACCTCAAAATCCAGACTCTTCTTACGAATCCTTTATGAAATCTTTTGTAGTTACTTTGCAGGATGATATTACCCTAGCCCATGAATTTGGACATAGTATGGGGTTGCTTCACACTTTTGGTAATGCTAACGCTCAGCCACCACAAGGAGATACAACTACCAATTACTGCCCAGCTACTACCAATAACTGTGCTTCAGATGACGATCAGGTTTGTGATACGGAAAGATCAAGAAGTTTACTGAATGATTTTCCTGCACCTACCAACAATGATATGAATTATTGTTCCGGAGCAAACTATCAGGGGGTACAGTATAATATGATGAATTATACGAATCCGATTGCATTTAAATTTACGAATGGACAGCATGACAGAGCTGCTCTTTACTTCTTTTTAATGAAAGGAGCATTAAGTACTTCATTAGGAGCAACGGCACCTTCTGCAGCTACGCCGATTGGAACACCTATTGCTGCGACATGTAATCCAAGTGGCATTACTACACCAAGTAATTATTTTGTAGGACCAACTTTGGTGAAGTTGGGTAATATTAATAATGCTTCTACAGGATATTGGCAGAGCGCAGCCAATTTCTATGAAGATTATACAGGAGCAAGCTGTCTGAGAGCTACATCAACTGAGCTTGCAGCAACGGGTACTCATAATCTTCAGATCAATGTTTCGGATTCAAATAATGACGTAAGAGTATGGATAGATTACAATAATAATGGAACGTTTGAGTCTTCTGAATTGGTAGGCTCAGCAGATAATATTGTGGCAGATCCGGTTACAGCTATCGGTACTTACAGTACTACCATTACGGCTCCTGCTTCAGTAGTACTTAATACTCCGCTAAGAATGAGAGTTCTTGTAGATGATGAGAACACTAACATGACTCCTTGTGGGCAATTAATGTATGGTCAGGTTGAAGACTATACAGTAAAATTCGTTACCAACTTAGGTACTAGTGAAGTAAAAGCAGATAACGGAGATTTAACTATTTATCCTAATCCTGTTGCAACCGGAGACAAAATCTTCATTAAAGCTAAAAATGGTAAGAATCTAAAAGTTTCTATTTCTGATATGTCGGGAAGACTGATATCAGCTCCATCTGTTACTGAAGAAGGAAATGGTGTTTTCAAAGTTGACCAGCAGTTAGAAAAAGGAGTTTATATGAT